In one Deinococcus aestuarii genomic region, the following are encoded:
- a CDS encoding type II/IV secretion system protein, with translation MALSIGDRRLGAILLEQGYVNDLDLQKALVRHAEVGGRLSDILIDSGMVGEKRIARAIEEALGIPLVDLLVITPEPAAVAAISAQTAQTVQAFPFALDGETLRVALADPLSSLSIEALEDDSGLIIEPYQALRDQILWSIATHYPELDLSAPMPAEAPGEGVGGGRLGQRLIARGLLSEAQLQVALDVQQQTGEPLGGTLVTQGIVTEDQLYEVLAEQAGVAYVRNPRDFQPTEDVLGGMLRADALRLQAVPVDEGPQGVVAVASDPRRRDDLAAVLGRPVQLVLAKPRDVEALIERFYPQRGRLGEQMVQQGSLSRAQLREALQVQARGGKVKPLGEVILELGFAKADEIEGALQKQNSGGGRLEDTLVQSGKLSPEMLARSLAAQLGYEYLDPVQSPPDAKVALMIPEATARRYLVVPVRLQGESLVIAMKDPRNVFALDDLKLITGREIVPAVMAEKDIVRLIERYFGSQDMANLNQRLVAESKSREAKKQDDVDVSALDDNAVVRVVDNVIREAALQEASDIHIEPTETSVRVRYRIDGVLREQNELPKGSAQSILARIKIMGSLDISERRVPQDGRIRFKKGSIDIDLRLSTLPTVYGEKAVMRLLQKASNIPEVEQLGFSEHNFQRYLDVTDKPNGIFLVTGPTGSGKSFTSFSTLKRIARPEKNTTTIEDPIEYEIPGIVQSQVNVAAGMTFARALRAFLRQDPDIIFVGEVRDAETAKIATEAALTGHLVLATLHTNDAPGAITRMEEMGVEHFNIAAAVVGVLAQRLVRKVCGECKQPTNADPNVLRRLGLTEAQVSGGSLVRGSGCPRCGGTGYKGRMGIHELMVIDDPLRRAIGAGKTAAEVRDVALSESGMRTLRQDGIEKALQGLTTLEEVLAVTSN, from the coding sequence GTGGCACTCTCGATAGGTGACCGGCGCCTCGGCGCGATCCTGCTGGAGCAGGGGTACGTGAACGACCTCGACCTGCAAAAGGCGCTCGTGCGCCACGCGGAGGTCGGCGGGCGGCTCAGCGACATCCTGATCGATTCCGGCATGGTGGGCGAGAAGCGCATCGCGCGGGCCATCGAGGAGGCGCTGGGCATCCCGCTGGTGGACCTGCTGGTGATCACGCCCGAGCCCGCCGCCGTCGCCGCAATCAGCGCGCAGACCGCCCAGACGGTGCAGGCCTTCCCCTTCGCGCTCGACGGCGAGACGCTGCGGGTGGCCCTGGCCGACCCCCTCTCCAGCCTGTCCATCGAGGCGCTGGAGGACGACAGCGGGCTGATCATCGAGCCCTATCAGGCGCTGCGCGACCAGATTCTGTGGTCCATCGCCACCCACTACCCCGAGCTCGACCTCTCGGCCCCCATGCCCGCCGAGGCGCCGGGTGAGGGCGTGGGCGGGGGTCGGCTCGGGCAGCGGCTGATCGCCCGGGGCCTGCTCAGCGAGGCGCAGCTTCAGGTCGCGCTCGACGTGCAGCAGCAGACCGGCGAGCCGCTGGGCGGCACCCTCGTCACCCAGGGCATCGTCACCGAAGACCAGCTCTACGAGGTTCTCGCCGAACAGGCGGGAGTCGCCTACGTGCGAAACCCGCGCGACTTCCAGCCCACCGAGGACGTGCTGGGCGGAATGCTGCGCGCCGACGCCCTGCGCCTCCAGGCCGTGCCCGTGGACGAGGGCCCCCAGGGCGTGGTCGCCGTGGCGAGCGACCCCCGCAGGCGCGACGACCTCGCGGCGGTGCTCGGGCGCCCGGTGCAGCTCGTCCTCGCCAAGCCGCGCGACGTGGAGGCCTTGATCGAGCGCTTCTACCCCCAGCGGGGTCGCCTCGGCGAGCAGATGGTGCAGCAGGGCAGCCTCTCGCGGGCGCAACTGCGAGAAGCCCTTCAGGTCCAGGCGCGCGGCGGCAAGGTCAAGCCGCTCGGCGAGGTGATTCTCGAACTGGGTTTTGCCAAGGCCGACGAGATCGAGGGGGCGCTGCAAAAGCAGAACTCGGGCGGAGGGCGCCTGGAGGACACCCTCGTCCAGTCGGGCAAGCTCAGCCCGGAGATGCTCGCGCGCTCGCTCGCCGCGCAGCTCGGCTACGAGTACCTCGACCCGGTGCAGAGCCCGCCCGACGCCAAGGTCGCCCTGATGATTCCCGAGGCGACGGCGCGCCGATACCTCGTGGTGCCCGTGCGGCTCCAGGGCGAGTCGCTCGTCATCGCCATGAAGGACCCGCGCAACGTCTTCGCGCTCGACGACCTCAAGCTCATCACGGGCCGCGAGATCGTCCCGGCGGTGATGGCGGAAAAAGACATCGTTCGGCTGATCGAGCGCTACTTCGGCAGCCAGGACATGGCGAACCTCAACCAGCGCCTCGTCGCCGAGAGCAAGAGCCGCGAGGCGAAAAAGCAAGACGACGTGGACGTCTCCGCCCTCGACGACAACGCCGTCGTCCGGGTGGTGGACAACGTGATCCGGGAAGCGGCCTTGCAGGAGGCCTCCGACATCCACATCGAGCCCACCGAGACGTCCGTGCGGGTGCGCTACCGCATCGACGGTGTGCTGCGCGAGCAAAACGAGTTGCCCAAGGGCAGCGCCCAGAGCATCCTCGCGCGCATCAAGATCATGGGAAGCCTCGACATCTCCGAGCGCCGGGTGCCCCAGGACGGGCGCATCCGCTTCAAGAAGGGCTCCATCGACATCGACCTGCGCCTCTCGACCCTGCCCACCGTGTACGGCGAGAAGGCCGTGATGAGGCTCCTGCAAAAGGCGAGCAACATCCCCGAAGTCGAGCAGCTCGGCTTTTCCGAACACAACTTCCAGCGGTATCTCGACGTGACCGACAAGCCCAACGGCATCTTCCTGGTCACGGGCCCCACGGGCTCGGGCAAGTCCTTTACCAGTTTTTCGACCCTCAAGCGCATCGCCCGCCCCGAGAAGAACACGACGACCATCGAAGACCCCATCGAGTACGAGATTCCGGGCATCGTGCAGTCGCAGGTCAACGTGGCGGCGGGCATGACCTTCGCGCGGGCGCTGCGGGCCTTTTTGCGCCAGGACCCCGACATCATCTTCGTGGGCGAGGTCCGCGACGCCGAGACCGCCAAGATCGCCACCGAGGCCGCCCTGACCGGCCACCTCGTGCTGGCGACCCTACACACGAACGACGCCCCCGGCGCGATCACCCGCATGGAGGAGATGGGCGTGGAGCACTTCAACATCGCCGCCGCCGTGGTGGGGGTGCTCGCCCAGCGCCTCGTCAGAAAGGTGTGCGGCGAGTGCAAGCAGCCCACGAACGCCGACCCCAACGTGCTGCGCCGCCTGGGGCTGACGGAGGCGCAGGTCAGCGGCGGCAGTCTCGTGCGCGGCTCGGGCTGCCCGCGCTGCGGCGGCACCGGGTACAAGGGCCGCATGGGCATCCACGAGCTGATGGTGATCGACGACCCCCTGCGCCGCGCCATCGGGGCGGGCAAGACCGCCGCCGAGGTCCGCGACGTGGCCCTGAGCGAGAGCGGAATGCGCACCCTGCGCCAGGACGGCATCGAGAAGGCGCTCCAGGGGCTCACCACCCTGGAGGAAGTGCTGGCGGTGACGAGCAACTAG
- a CDS encoding YqeG family HAD IIIA-type phosphatase — protein sequence MSLAVPRGLLRPRDVIDHIRDIDPDFLAERGLRGLLLDLDNTLIPYGSYEERADVMRWAADLRRAETRLYLLSNATGKRARFWLDKLGFEGVGMAGKPNPRAFHRALDSLGLPARQVGMVGDQLFTDVLGGNLAGMHTILVHPLTVNALPHTRATRKLERAVLKRYGHDWRP from the coding sequence ATGAGTCTGGCCGTGCCCCGGGGCCTGCTGCGCCCCCGCGACGTGATCGACCACATCCGCGACATCGACCCCGACTTCCTGGCCGAGCGCGGGCTGCGCGGGCTGCTCCTCGACCTCGACAACACCCTGATTCCCTACGGCAGCTACGAGGAGCGGGCGGACGTGATGCGCTGGGCCGCCGACCTGCGGCGGGCGGAGACCCGGCTCTACCTCCTGAGCAACGCGACCGGAAAACGGGCCCGTTTCTGGCTCGACAAGCTCGGCTTCGAGGGGGTCGGGATGGCGGGCAAGCCCAACCCGCGCGCCTTCCACCGGGCCCTCGATTCGCTCGGCCTGCCCGCCCGGCAGGTGGGGATGGTGGGCGACCAGCTTTTCACCGACGTGCTGGGCGGCAACCTCGCCGGAATGCACACGATCCTGGTGCACCCCCTGACGGTCAACGCCCTGCCGCACACCCGCGCGACGAGAAAGCTCGAACGGGCGGTTCTCAAACGCTACGGTCACGACTGGCGGCCCTGA
- the pgeF gene encoding peptidoglycan editing factor PgeF yields the protein MRTDTDLLMVLRSPLLPLPHAFTTRAGGVSTGAYGALTGGGLNLDDREDDPELVAENRRRLTGALGFAGERVARLDQVHGTQVREARPGVQEGDALVTTEPGLLLAIGTADCYPILLADEAAGVIGAAHAGWRGTLGGIGARTVEAMVARGASPERIRAAVGPGICGERYPVGVDVARGFREAGLGEFVLEREGAPHLDLAGANRAVLLAAGLLPGNIWVSGRCSTEPDFYSYRRDGGRTGRMWAVIGLPGSKGGAA from the coding sequence ATGCGAACCGATACTGACCTCCTGATGGTGCTGCGCTCCCCCCTCCTGCCGCTGCCGCACGCGTTCACCACGCGCGCCGGGGGCGTGTCCACGGGCGCCTACGGTGCGCTCACGGGCGGGGGCCTGAACCTCGACGACCGGGAGGACGACCCGGAACTCGTCGCGGAGAACCGCCGCCGCCTCACAGGGGCCCTCGGTTTCGCCGGGGAGCGGGTGGCCCGGCTCGATCAGGTCCACGGCACCCAGGTCCGCGAGGCCCGCCCCGGCGTGCAGGAGGGCGACGCCCTGGTGACGACCGAGCCGGGGCTCCTCCTCGCCATCGGCACGGCGGACTGCTACCCCATCCTGCTCGCAGACGAGGCGGCGGGCGTGATCGGCGCGGCCCACGCGGGCTGGCGGGGCACGCTGGGGGGAATCGGGGCACGGACGGTGGAGGCGATGGTCGCCCGCGGTGCCAGCCCTGAGCGGATTCGGGCGGCGGTCGGCCCCGGCATCTGCGGCGAGCGGTATCCGGTGGGCGTGGACGTGGCGCGGGGGTTCCGGGAGGCGGGCCTCGGGGAGTTCGTACTGGAGCGGGAGGGCGCCCCCCACCTCGACCTCGCGGGGGCGAACCGGGCGGTCCTGCTCGCGGCGGGGCTCCTCCCCGGGAACATCTGGGTGAGCGGGCGGTGCTCCACCGAGCCCGACTTCTACTCCTACCGCCGCGACGGGGGGCGCACGGGCCGGATGTGGGCCGTGATCGGCCTGCCCGGGTCGAAGGGCGGCGCGGCATGA
- a CDS encoding type IV pilus twitching motility protein PilT, with product MTIPPTDITDILRVAADKGASDVILTVGLPPQFKLQGVYDPQGFSELAPTQTRKLMYSMMNEKQQRTFEEKRELDFSFALGEKARFRVNAFMQRGNVGGVLRLIPTRIKTAQEMGLPQQVVDIANAPRGLVLVTGPTGSGKSTTLAAMIDHINQTKRLHIVTIEDPIEFMHTHKNSIVNQREVGADTQSFNAALRAALRQAPDVILVGEMRDYETIKAAVTAAETGHLVMGTLHTNSAPESIDRIVDVFPEEQQEQIRVQLAGNLVAVMTQQLLPKADGSGRVLAYELLIANPAVRSLIREGKTFQIVSTMQTGAREGMVTMDAFLANLYRRRVITYDVGVERAVDPKEFARLANDPSAGVGAAAGYAPPAGTGGATPQAAGRTPANPTLPGTPAGRTVADAGFGTGGSKPYGRG from the coding sequence ATGACCATTCCCCCGACCGACATCACCGACATCCTGCGCGTGGCCGCCGACAAGGGCGCGTCCGACGTGATCCTCACCGTGGGGCTGCCGCCGCAGTTCAAGCTCCAGGGCGTGTACGACCCGCAGGGCTTTTCCGAACTCGCGCCGACCCAGACGCGCAAGCTGATGTACTCGATGATGAACGAGAAGCAGCAGCGCACCTTCGAGGAAAAGCGCGAACTCGACTTCTCCTTCGCGCTGGGCGAAAAGGCCCGCTTCCGCGTGAACGCCTTTATGCAGCGCGGGAACGTGGGCGGGGTGCTGCGCCTGATTCCCACCCGCATCAAGACCGCGCAGGAAATGGGGCTGCCGCAACAGGTCGTGGACATCGCGAACGCGCCGCGCGGCCTGGTGCTCGTGACGGGGCCGACGGGCAGCGGCAAGAGCACGACCCTCGCCGCGATGATCGATCACATCAACCAGACCAAGCGGTTGCACATCGTCACGATTGAAGACCCCATCGAGTTCATGCACACGCACAAGAACAGCATCGTGAACCAGCGCGAGGTCGGCGCGGACACCCAGAGCTTCAACGCCGCCCTGCGCGCCGCGCTCAGGCAGGCGCCCGACGTGATTCTGGTGGGCGAGATGCGCGACTACGAGACGATCAAGGCCGCCGTCACCGCCGCCGAGACCGGGCACCTCGTGATGGGCACCCTGCACACCAACTCCGCCCCCGAGAGCATTGACCGCATCGTGGACGTGTTCCCCGAAGAGCAGCAGGAGCAGATCCGGGTGCAGCTCGCGGGCAACCTCGTCGCCGTGATGACCCAGCAGCTTCTCCCCAAGGCGGACGGCTCGGGCCGGGTCCTCGCCTACGAACTGCTGATCGCCAACCCCGCCGTGCGCTCCCTGATCCGCGAGGGCAAGACCTTCCAGATCGTCTCGACCATGCAGACGGGTGCCCGCGAGGGCATGGTCACGATGGACGCCTTCCTGGCGAACCTCTACCGCCGCCGCGTGATCACCTACGACGTGGGCGTCGAACGCGCCGTGGACCCCAAGGAGTTCGCCCGCCTCGCCAACGACCCGAGCGCGGGGGTCGGGGCCGCCGCCGGGTACGCTCCCCCCGCGGGCACGGGCGGCGCCACGCCCCAGGCGGCGGGCCGCACCCCTGCCAATCCCACCCTCCCGGGCACGCCCGCGGGCCGCACCGTCGCCGACGCGGGCTTCGGCACGGGCGGGAGCAAGCCGTACGGGCGGGGCTGA
- a CDS encoding secondary thiamine-phosphate synthase enzyme YjbQ, translating to MWAQHDLRLRPLPRGFHLITREVVAAVPELARVRVGLLHVFIQHTSASLALNENASPDVRRDFERSFNHLVPDGWPEFEHTLEGPDDMAAHIKASLLGPGLTLPVREGQLALGTWQGLYLCEHRDEGGARRLVLTLQGEER from the coding sequence ATGTGGGCCCAACACGATCTGCGTCTCCGCCCCCTGCCGCGCGGCTTCCACCTCATCACCCGGGAGGTGGTGGCCGCCGTGCCCGAACTCGCGCGGGTGCGGGTGGGGCTGCTTCATGTTTTCATCCAGCACACCTCCGCCAGTCTCGCGCTGAACGAGAACGCCTCGCCCGACGTGCGGCGGGACTTCGAGCGGTCCTTCAATCACCTCGTGCCGGACGGGTGGCCCGAGTTCGAGCACACGCTGGAGGGGCCCGACGACATGGCCGCCCACATCAAGGCCAGCCTGCTCGGCCCCGGCCTGACCCTGCCCGTGCGGGAGGGGCAGCTCGCGCTGGGGACGTGGCAGGGCCTCTACCTGTGCGAGCACCGCGACGAGGGTGGGGCGCGGCGGCTGGTGCTGACGTTGCAGGGCGAGGAACGGTAG
- a CDS encoding ABC transporter six-transmembrane domain-containing protein translates to MTGAVSRAMGTLYRAYRPRILFTYALTLLENLFNLLYPFATGQAIDGLLGGSYAGLALFGGIWLAHSVTGVVRQRFDTRTFTRLYGEVAERVVLGQARRGLPTSQIVARSALSREFVDFFERDVPLIIGALVGFVGSLGMLFGYDALTGLACLALLLPALWVSRHFARRAVTLNRGLNDELEREVDVLSRPGEGPVRDHYRRLALWRVRLSDTEAANWGLLELFLIALAGFVIVRAVRLPGAEPGTIYAMIAYLWTYLDSLAGVPTLG, encoded by the coding sequence ATGACGGGCGCCGTGTCCCGGGCGATGGGGACGCTCTACCGGGCCTACCGCCCGCGCATCCTGTTCACCTACGCCCTGACCCTGCTGGAAAACCTCTTCAACCTGTTGTATCCCTTCGCCACCGGCCAGGCCATCGACGGGCTGCTGGGCGGTTCTTACGCGGGCCTCGCGCTGTTCGGGGGCATCTGGCTCGCGCACAGCGTGACCGGGGTGGTGCGCCAGCGTTTCGACACCCGCACCTTCACCCGCCTCTACGGCGAGGTGGCCGAGCGGGTCGTGCTGGGTCAGGCCCGCCGGGGGCTGCCCACCTCGCAGATCGTGGCGAGGAGCGCGCTCTCGCGGGAATTCGTGGACTTCTTCGAGCGCGACGTGCCCCTGATCATCGGGGCGCTGGTGGGCTTCGTGGGGTCGCTGGGGATGCTCTTCGGGTACGACGCCCTGACCGGGCTGGCCTGTCTGGCCCTGCTGCTGCCCGCCCTGTGGGTGAGCCGCCACTTCGCCCGCCGGGCTGTGACGCTCAACCGCGGCCTCAACGACGAACTGGAGCGCGAGGTGGACGTGCTGTCCCGGCCGGGGGAGGGGCCGGTGCGCGACCACTACCGGCGGCTGGCGCTGTGGCGCGTGCGGCTCTCCGACACCGAGGCGGCCAACTGGGGTCTGCTCGAACTGTTCCTGATCGCCCTGGCGGGGTTCGTGATCGTGCGGGCGGTGCGGCTGCCGGGCGCGGAGCCGGGCACCATCTACGCCATGATCGCCTACCTGTGGACCTACCTCGACAGCCTCGCGGGCGTGCCCACCCTGGGCTAG
- a CDS encoding enoyl-ACP reductase FabI, translating into MTVSVDLSGKTALVMGVANARSLGWAIAEQLLAAGCRVGFSYQGERLKSELDKLLVGREGVWTQQADATSEEDMTALFTRVREEFGHLDILVHSIAFAPRAAMEGRFVDTTADDWNTALNVSAYTLVSAARHAEPLLREGASIVSLTYHASQQVVPKYNVMAVAKAALEAATRYLAADLGPAGVRVNTISAGAMRTVAARSIPGFGNLYDEAGRRAVLGRHATPEEVGKLALFLLSDLGSGVTGQTMYVDAGASITTMPLQ; encoded by the coding sequence ATGACCGTTTCCGTTGACCTGTCCGGCAAGACCGCCCTCGTGATGGGGGTCGCCAATGCCCGCAGCCTCGGCTGGGCCATCGCCGAGCAACTGCTCGCGGCGGGGTGCCGGGTGGGCTTTTCCTACCAAGGCGAGCGGCTCAAGTCCGAACTCGACAAGCTCCTCGTGGGGCGCGAGGGCGTGTGGACCCAGCAGGCCGACGCCACGAGCGAGGAGGACATGACGGCCCTGTTCACCCGCGTCCGGGAGGAGTTCGGGCACCTCGACATCCTCGTCCACTCCATCGCCTTCGCGCCGCGCGCCGCGATGGAGGGCCGCTTCGTGGACACCACGGCGGACGACTGGAACACCGCCCTGAACGTCAGCGCCTACACGCTGGTCAGCGCCGCCCGGCACGCCGAGCCCCTGCTCCGGGAGGGCGCGAGCATCGTCAGCCTGACCTACCACGCCTCGCAACAGGTCGTCCCCAAGTACAACGTCATGGCCGTGGCGAAGGCCGCCCTGGAGGCCGCCACCCGCTACCTCGCCGCCGACCTGGGCCCGGCGGGCGTGCGGGTGAACACCATCAGCGCCGGGGCGATGCGCACGGTCGCCGCCCGCTCGATCCCCGGCTTCGGCAACCTGTACGACGAGGCCGGACGCCGCGCCGTCCTGGGCCGCCACGCCACCCCCGAGGAGGTCGGCAAGCTGGCCCTCTTCCTGCTCAGCGACCTGGGGAGCGGCGTGACCGGCCAGACGATGTACGTGGACGCCGGGGCGAGCATCACGACGATGCCCTTGCAGTAA